In the Haliaeetus albicilla chromosome 7, bHalAlb1.1, whole genome shotgun sequence genome, one interval contains:
- the CRYAB gene encoding alpha-crystallin B chain, translated as MDITIHNPLIRRPLLSWLAPSRIFDQIFGEHLQESELLPASPSLSPFLMRSPILRMPSWLETGLSEMRLEKDKFSVNLDVKHFSPEELKVKVLGDMIEIHGKHEERQDEHGFIAREFNRKYRIPDDVDPLTITSSLSLDGVLTVSAPRKQSDVPERSIPITREEKPAIAGAQRK; from the exons ATGGATATCACCATTCATAACCCCCTGATCCGCAGACCCCTGTTATCTTGGTTGGCACCAAGTCGTATCTTTGACCAGATTTTTGGAGAGCACCTGCAGGAGTCAGAGCTGCTCCCTGCTTCCCCCAGCCTCAGTCCCTTCCTGATGAGATCCCCCATTCTTCGGATGCCCAGTTGGCTAGAGACAGGACTCTCTGAG ATGCGACTGGAGAAGGACAAATTTTCTGTAAATCTTGATGTGAAGCATTTCTCCCCTGAGGAGCTAAAAGTGAAGGTGCTTGGGGACATGATAGAAATTCATGGGAAACACGAGGAGCGCCAG GATGAGCATGGCTTTATTGCCAGGGAGTTCAACAGGAAATACAGAATTCCAGATGATGTGGACCCTCTGACCATAACCTCATCGCTCTCTCTGGATGGTGTCCTGACTGTGAGTGCACCAAGGAAACAAAGTGATGTCCCCGAGCGCTCTATTCCTATCACCCGTGAAGAGAAGCCTGCCATTGCAGGAGCCCAAAGGAAGTAG
- the CFAP68 gene encoding LOW QUALITY PROTEIN: cilia- and flagella-associated protein 68 (The sequence of the model RefSeq protein was modified relative to this genomic sequence to represent the inferred CDS: deleted 1 base in 1 codon) — protein sequence MSKICLYNSLHGALMHTTGHGELWMDWDSTYKFSQYGWRCTTNENDYSTKTLIGNWNEEQYDIQRIVQPKPPPSQDLNENLIGFWATTLSWNLLHSTQLLSPATQ from the exons ATGTCCAAGATCTGTTTGTATAACTCCCTCCATGGCGCCTTAATGCATACTACCGGCCATGGGGAACTGTGGATGGACTGGGACAGCACTTACAAGTTTTCCCAGTATGGCTGGAGGTGCACCACCAATGAAAATGATTACTCAACAAAAACCCTTATAGGGAACTGGAATGAAGAGCAATACGATATC CAGAGAATTGTGCAGCCCAAGCCACCTCCTTCCCAG GATTTGAATGAGAACCTCATTGGTTTCTGGGCCACCACCCTGAGTTGGAACCTCCTTCATTCAACCCAACTGCTCAGTCCTGCTACACAATAG
- the FDXACB1 gene encoding ferredoxin-fold anticodon-binding domain-containing protein 1 isoform X1, which translates to MRERRRPPALAAEMEPARRVLLLGEGNFSFAASLCGAAGTHVVATCYESEEEVAARGRAAESIRRLRERGAEVLFSVDCTKLKDYFLPEKRDFDCIYFNFPHCGRKAGVVKNRELLAQFFHGSAEVLTVEGEIHVALCNGQGGTPADQPRREWHNSWQIVAVAAGAGFILSNVHPFKADTIHGYKCTGYRSQDKSFCVEGALNHIFTRSMPLPYFKPMICEIELESRKVSFQVPQVLVDKINRGFLELNSNHPVRTIKEKLTAELSQAFPLQNIDYCLSLLHQGHLNGVCHSNIFWIILSPEETPSTEEMSNGLANAVLFSHVDFCRDIDKNGWVNVPEGCHISKQYYLRPSLLPYAQAIIQRGAFLPGTLHVLSGPVFRKCLIAPYSMPVFHEMVFVCAVNRGTENKCIQMLMNNIKTSIYSFHQTVPRFKVSINLQETKSFETTELNDFAAFESQLSKIQYFICMEIDPSGSCEKGFCVGIIRTAHYELVSSELVVVFASLNLDLLAMLICGISDWRMLWTSDTRFLCQFPRGELRLFKSFSLYPPSYVHDVSFWVPDGEQFDEVAFHTVARQVSGEMVVSIQLIDSFQQSETGRKSLCYRLTFQSCDKALSRQEVAGMQLLFRKEINQRLRVALR; encoded by the exons ATGAGGGAGCGCCGGCGGCCTCCGGCTCTGGCTGCGGAGATGGAGCCGGCGCGCCGcgtcctgctgctgggggagggTAACTTCTCCTTCGCGGCCTCCCTGTGCGGAGCCGCGGGCACCCACGTCGTGGCCACTTGTTACGAGAGCGAAGAGGAGGTGGCCGCGCGGGGGCGAGCCGCGGAGAGCATCCGGCGGCTGCGGGAGAGGG GAGCTgaagttctgttttctgtggaCTGCACCAAGCTGAAGGACTATTTTTTACCAGAAAAAAGAGACTTTGATTGTATTTATTTCAACTTCCCTCACTGTGGGAGAAAGGCTGGGGTAGTGAAGAATAGAGAGCTTCTTGCCCAGTTTTTCCATGG ctctgcagaagtgCTGACAGTGGAGGGAGAGATCCATGTGGCTCTTTGCAATGGACAGGGTGGGACACCTGCTGATCAACCGAGGAGAGAATGGCACAACAGCTGGCAAATAGTGGCtgtggcagcaggagctggattTATCTTGAGTAACGTTCATCCTTTTAAAGCAGACACTATCCATGGATATAAGTGTACAGGCTACAG GAGTCAAGATAAATCTTTCTGTGTAGAGGGAGCTTTAAACCACATTTTCACACGAAGCATGCCACTTCCATATTTCAAACCCATGATCTGCGAGATAGAACTGGAAAGCcgaaaagtttcttttcaagtaCCGCAAGTACTTGTGGACAAAATTAATAG ggGTTTCCTAGAACTAAATTCAAATCATCCAGTACGGACAATAAAGGAGAAGCTTACTGCAGAGCTCAGCCAAGCCTTTCCGTTACAAAACATTGACTACTGCCTTTCTCTGCTCCACCAAGGTCACCTGAATGGTGTTTGTCACTCAAACATCTTTTGGATCATTCTGAGCCCAGAGGAGACTCCAAGCACTGAAGAAATGTCTAATGGACTGgcaaatgcagttttattttcccatgTTGATTTTTGCAGGGACATAGATAAGAATGGCTGGGTGAATGTACCGGAGGGATGCCATATTTCAAAACAGTATTATCTTAGACCTTCCCTTCTACCTTATGCTCAGGCAATAATACAAAGAGGAGCATTTCTCCCGGGGACACTTCATGTTCTTTCTGGCCCAGTTTTCAGGAAGTGTCTTATCGCTCCTTACTCCATGCCTGTTTTTCATGAGATGGTTTTTGTATGTGCAGTTAACAGGGGTACAGAGAACAAGTGTATCCAGATGTTGATGAATAACATTAAAACCAGCATATATTCTTTTCACCAGACTGTTCCGCGCTTTAAAGTGAGTATCAATCTGCAGGAAACAAAGAGCTTTGAAACAACTGAGCTAAATgactttgctgcttttgaatCTCAACTTAGTAAAATTCAGTACTTCATCTGTATGGAGATAGATCCTTCAGGCTCCTGTGAGAAGGGCTTCTGTGTGGGAATTATAAGGACAGCTCATTACGAACTAGTAAGCAGTGAACTGGTTGTTGTCTTTGCTTCATTGAATCTTGACCTCCTAGCCATGCTAATCTGTGGAATATCTGACTGGCGAATGCTCTGGACATCAGACACACGGTTCCTCTGTCAGTTTCCTAGAGGAGAGTTAAGGCTTTTCAAGAGTTTTTCTCTCTATCCACCTTCCTATGTGCATGATGTCAGCTTTTGGGTTCCTGATGGGGAACAATTTGATGAAGTTGCTTTTCACACAGTTGCTAGGCAGGTGTCAGGTGAAATGGTCGTCTCCATCCAGTTAATCGATAGTTTCCAGCAGTCTGAGACCGGACGGAAAAGCCTCTGCTACCGCCTGACCTTCCAGTCCTGTGACAAGGCACTGAGCCGCCAGGAGgtggcagggatgcagctgCTCTTTCGGAAGGAGATAAACCAACGCTTGCGGGTAGCTCTTCGGTAG
- the FDXACB1 gene encoding ferredoxin-fold anticodon-binding domain-containing protein 1 isoform X2 gives MRERRRPPALAAEMEPARRVLLLGEGNFSFAASLCGAAGTHVVATCYESEEEVAARGRAAESIRRLRERGAEVLFSVDCTKLKDYFLPEKRDFDCIYFNFPHCGRKAGVVKNRELLAQFFHGSQDKSFCVEGALNHIFTRSMPLPYFKPMICEIELESRKVSFQVPQVLVDKINRGFLELNSNHPVRTIKEKLTAELSQAFPLQNIDYCLSLLHQGHLNGVCHSNIFWIILSPEETPSTEEMSNGLANAVLFSHVDFCRDIDKNGWVNVPEGCHISKQYYLRPSLLPYAQAIIQRGAFLPGTLHVLSGPVFRKCLIAPYSMPVFHEMVFVCAVNRGTENKCIQMLMNNIKTSIYSFHQTVPRFKVSINLQETKSFETTELNDFAAFESQLSKIQYFICMEIDPSGSCEKGFCVGIIRTAHYELVSSELVVVFASLNLDLLAMLICGISDWRMLWTSDTRFLCQFPRGELRLFKSFSLYPPSYVHDVSFWVPDGEQFDEVAFHTVARQVSGEMVVSIQLIDSFQQSETGRKSLCYRLTFQSCDKALSRQEVAGMQLLFRKEINQRLRVALR, from the exons ATGAGGGAGCGCCGGCGGCCTCCGGCTCTGGCTGCGGAGATGGAGCCGGCGCGCCGcgtcctgctgctgggggagggTAACTTCTCCTTCGCGGCCTCCCTGTGCGGAGCCGCGGGCACCCACGTCGTGGCCACTTGTTACGAGAGCGAAGAGGAGGTGGCCGCGCGGGGGCGAGCCGCGGAGAGCATCCGGCGGCTGCGGGAGAGGG GAGCTgaagttctgttttctgtggaCTGCACCAAGCTGAAGGACTATTTTTTACCAGAAAAAAGAGACTTTGATTGTATTTATTTCAACTTCCCTCACTGTGGGAGAAAGGCTGGGGTAGTGAAGAATAGAGAGCTTCTTGCCCAGTTTTTCCATGG GAGTCAAGATAAATCTTTCTGTGTAGAGGGAGCTTTAAACCACATTTTCACACGAAGCATGCCACTTCCATATTTCAAACCCATGATCTGCGAGATAGAACTGGAAAGCcgaaaagtttcttttcaagtaCCGCAAGTACTTGTGGACAAAATTAATAG ggGTTTCCTAGAACTAAATTCAAATCATCCAGTACGGACAATAAAGGAGAAGCTTACTGCAGAGCTCAGCCAAGCCTTTCCGTTACAAAACATTGACTACTGCCTTTCTCTGCTCCACCAAGGTCACCTGAATGGTGTTTGTCACTCAAACATCTTTTGGATCATTCTGAGCCCAGAGGAGACTCCAAGCACTGAAGAAATGTCTAATGGACTGgcaaatgcagttttattttcccatgTTGATTTTTGCAGGGACATAGATAAGAATGGCTGGGTGAATGTACCGGAGGGATGCCATATTTCAAAACAGTATTATCTTAGACCTTCCCTTCTACCTTATGCTCAGGCAATAATACAAAGAGGAGCATTTCTCCCGGGGACACTTCATGTTCTTTCTGGCCCAGTTTTCAGGAAGTGTCTTATCGCTCCTTACTCCATGCCTGTTTTTCATGAGATGGTTTTTGTATGTGCAGTTAACAGGGGTACAGAGAACAAGTGTATCCAGATGTTGATGAATAACATTAAAACCAGCATATATTCTTTTCACCAGACTGTTCCGCGCTTTAAAGTGAGTATCAATCTGCAGGAAACAAAGAGCTTTGAAACAACTGAGCTAAATgactttgctgcttttgaatCTCAACTTAGTAAAATTCAGTACTTCATCTGTATGGAGATAGATCCTTCAGGCTCCTGTGAGAAGGGCTTCTGTGTGGGAATTATAAGGACAGCTCATTACGAACTAGTAAGCAGTGAACTGGTTGTTGTCTTTGCTTCATTGAATCTTGACCTCCTAGCCATGCTAATCTGTGGAATATCTGACTGGCGAATGCTCTGGACATCAGACACACGGTTCCTCTGTCAGTTTCCTAGAGGAGAGTTAAGGCTTTTCAAGAGTTTTTCTCTCTATCCACCTTCCTATGTGCATGATGTCAGCTTTTGGGTTCCTGATGGGGAACAATTTGATGAAGTTGCTTTTCACACAGTTGCTAGGCAGGTGTCAGGTGAAATGGTCGTCTCCATCCAGTTAATCGATAGTTTCCAGCAGTCTGAGACCGGACGGAAAAGCCTCTGCTACCGCCTGACCTTCCAGTCCTGTGACAAGGCACTGAGCCGCCAGGAGgtggcagggatgcagctgCTCTTTCGGAAGGAGATAAACCAACGCTTGCGGGTAGCTCTTCGGTAG